Proteins co-encoded in one Daphnia carinata strain CSIRO-1 chromosome 3, CSIRO_AGI_Dcar_HiC_V3, whole genome shotgun sequence genomic window:
- the LOC130693443 gene encoding bombesin receptor subtype-3-like isoform X2, with product MFICNFMDLNSQSKCGQTTGLRIERSFMPYTVSGLSLPKCYVQNVKTSIFFATACNSISCMLAMAVERWRTLLSTNSRQRRGPANLTCKLIILAGWAVSFTYACVLISIQEVDDVPILYEGAATNSCLQDNQTQCSDFEFCFTVDPENLALVRKVNLVSLVAVFIIPLCIISVIYTVLVTRLLRNAQQSEKANRGACSIHRAKLRAMQAMILVVVIFAMCWLPGHVFFVWSLSTNPHKVERGAAFHTVPLRLRLISDFVFHLVITHHWIQVFIYPRYSRQLANAIKETTTFFLSWFMMDACRRHCGQGQQPTSVKATKTSNAHATCISASMV from the exons GCCTTACACAGTTTCGGGACTAAGTTTACCCAAATGCTACGTTCAAAACGTCAAGACATCCATATTCTTCGCTACGGCGTGTAATA GTATTTCCTGCATGCTGGCCATGGCTGTGGAAAGGTGGCGGACGCTGCTGTCGACGAATTCCCGCCAGCGAAGAGGTCCCGCCAATTTGACCTGCAAGTTGATCATTCTGGCCGGCTGGGCCGTGTCGTTTACATACGCGTGTGTTCTTATATCTATTCAAGAAGTGGATGATGTGCCCATCCTGTACGAAGGTGCGGCCACCAATTCGTGTTTGCAGGACAATCAGACGCAGTGCTCCGATTTCGAATTTTGTTTCACCGTCGATCCGGAGAATTTGGCACTTGTCCGAAAAGTCAATCTTGTCTCTTTAGTGGCCGTTTTCATTATACCCCTCTGCATCATCAGCGTCATCTACACTGTCCTAGTCACGCGGCTCTTACGCAACGCACAGCAAAGTGAAAAGGCCAACCGGGGAGCTTGCAGCATCCACCGGGCCAAATTGAGAGCCATGCAGGCCATGATCCTGGTGGTTGTCATTTTCGCCATGTGCTGGCTGCCCGGCCACGTTTTCTTCGTCTGGTCTCTGTCGACGAATCCGCACAAAGTGGAGAGAGGCGCCGCGTTCCACACGGTCCCGCTCCGACTGAGACTCATCAGCGATTTCGTGTTCCACCTGGTCATCACGCACCATTGGATCCAGGTCTTCATTTATCCTCGATACAGTCGACAGCTGGCCAATGCCATTAAAGAGACGAccactttctttctttcctggTTCATGATGGACGCTTGCCGACGTCATTGTGGCCAGGGTCAGCAGCCGACGTCGGTCAAAGCGACGAAGACGTCCAATGCGCATGCCACTTGCATTTCTGCATCTATGGTCTGA
- the LOC130693435 gene encoding mitochondrial fission regulator 2-like isoform X1, producing MDHLMRTVIDVLQELRIDLQDFAWLIAQQLRMDAMLMNASDQIIFIFQSGDAGSQRSFIRKLACRLPIKPSPRVRFTIVNSDDSSSFDWDGHSVVDEGLAAIPILDNNSKIDFWKKKMKPKSSSSIADSEVIPYEEDAPSVRSASPPSVCADSLYSSQSTVDTVAMTKITALEDELSRLREQIAKIVNVATNKPGTSDYGSLPATPIPPPPPFVLSGPPPPPPPPSSMLFGPPPTPMSTGILPPPPPPLPSTFNGTANETPNRKLSLAESLQSKSLKATDKVDRKSRAMSVPSMTDVLKDMGKVKLKKVDRYDSKSTNATPVRRRPDKDDIDPSTMIALALRKRFAQMNQINDSPERESREDREDSFSESNDYLFNSPVAPKPTASKPKAPASPRKLFVYTRPEAVQSDKENGTIQQPFGQHMLRKTGQRS from the exons atgGATCACTTGATGAGAACAGTCATTGATGTTTTACAAGAACTACGCATAGATTTACAGGATTTTGCATGGCTCATTGCTCAGCAACTTAGGATGGATGCCATGTTAATGAATGCATCTGACCAG attattttcatttttcaaagtgGAGATGCTGGGAGTCAAAGGAGCTTTATTAGAAAATTAGCCTGCAGACTCCCTATTAAACCCTCTCCTCGTGTGCGTTTCACAATTGTGAATTCAGATGATTCATCAAGTTTTGACTGGGATGGACACTCTGTAGTAGATGAGGGCTTAGCTGCTATTCCTATTTTagacaacaacagcaaaattgACTTCTGGAA gaaaaaaatgaaacccaaATCGTCATCATCAATTGCAGATTCTGAAGTTATTCCATATGAGGAAGATGCCCCTTCTGTTAGATCAGCATCACCACCAAGTGTTTGTGCTGATTCCCTATACAGTTCACAAAGCACTGTTGACACAGTTGCTATGACCAAAATAACTGCCCTTGAGGATGAACTATCTCGTTTGAGAGAGCAAATTGCCAAAATAGTTAATGTTGCTACCAACAAACCTGGAACATCAG ACTATGGAAGCCTGCCTGCAACCCCCATTCCACCACCTCCTCCCTTCGTGCTTTCTGGACCGCCTCCACCTCCTCCGCCGCCATCCTCAATGCTCTTTGGACCACCACCTACCCCAATGTCTACGGGTATCCttccccctcctcctcctcctcttccttcTACCTTTAACGGAACTGCCAACGAGACGCCAAACAGGAAGTTGTCTTTAGCCGAGTCATTGCAATCAAAGAGCTTAAAAGCAACAGATAAAGTGGACAGAAAATCCCGAGCCATGTCAGTACCATCCATGACCGATGTTCTTAAAGACATGGGCAAGGTTAAACTGAAGAAAGTGGACAGGTACGATTCAAA GTCGACGAATGCAACCCCTGTCAGAAGAAGGCCAGATAAAGACGACATTGACCCTTCAACCATGATTGCTCTTGCTTTGCGAAAACGGTTTGCCCAGATGAATCAAATCAATGATTCTCCAGAGCGTGAAAGCCGCGAAGATCGTGAAGATTCTTTCTCCGAATCCAATGACTATCTGTTTAATTCACCCGTTGCCCCTAAGCCAACGGCTTCTAAACCTAAAGCTCCAGCCAGTCCGAGAAAGCTCTTTGTCTATACACGTCCAGAAGCCGTTCAATCTgacaaagaaaatggaactATTCAGCAGCcc tttgGCCAACATATGTTAAGAAAAACTGGTCAAAGGAGTTGA
- the LOC130693435 gene encoding mitochondrial fission regulator 2-like isoform X2: MDHLMRTVIDVLQELRIDLQDFAWLIAQQLRMDAMLMNASDQIIFIFQSGDAGSQRSFIRKLACRLPIKPSPRVRFTIVNSDDSSSFDWDGHSVVDEGLAAIPILDNNSKIDFWKKKMKPKSSSSIADSEVIPYEEDAPSVRSASPPSVCADSLYSSQSTVDTVAMTKITALEDELSRLREQIAKIVNVATNKPGTSDYGSLPATPIPPPPPFVLSGPPPPPPPPSSMLFGPPPTPMSTGILPPPPPPLPSTFNGTANETPNRKLSLAESLQSKSLKATDKVDRKSRAMSVPSMTDVLKDMGKVKLKKVDRSTNATPVRRRPDKDDIDPSTMIALALRKRFAQMNQINDSPERESREDREDSFSESNDYLFNSPVAPKPTASKPKAPASPRKLFVYTRPEAVQSDKENGTIQQPFGQHMLRKTGQRS; the protein is encoded by the exons atgGATCACTTGATGAGAACAGTCATTGATGTTTTACAAGAACTACGCATAGATTTACAGGATTTTGCATGGCTCATTGCTCAGCAACTTAGGATGGATGCCATGTTAATGAATGCATCTGACCAG attattttcatttttcaaagtgGAGATGCTGGGAGTCAAAGGAGCTTTATTAGAAAATTAGCCTGCAGACTCCCTATTAAACCCTCTCCTCGTGTGCGTTTCACAATTGTGAATTCAGATGATTCATCAAGTTTTGACTGGGATGGACACTCTGTAGTAGATGAGGGCTTAGCTGCTATTCCTATTTTagacaacaacagcaaaattgACTTCTGGAA gaaaaaaatgaaacccaaATCGTCATCATCAATTGCAGATTCTGAAGTTATTCCATATGAGGAAGATGCCCCTTCTGTTAGATCAGCATCACCACCAAGTGTTTGTGCTGATTCCCTATACAGTTCACAAAGCACTGTTGACACAGTTGCTATGACCAAAATAACTGCCCTTGAGGATGAACTATCTCGTTTGAGAGAGCAAATTGCCAAAATAGTTAATGTTGCTACCAACAAACCTGGAACATCAG ACTATGGAAGCCTGCCTGCAACCCCCATTCCACCACCTCCTCCCTTCGTGCTTTCTGGACCGCCTCCACCTCCTCCGCCGCCATCCTCAATGCTCTTTGGACCACCACCTACCCCAATGTCTACGGGTATCCttccccctcctcctcctcctcttccttcTACCTTTAACGGAACTGCCAACGAGACGCCAAACAGGAAGTTGTCTTTAGCCGAGTCATTGCAATCAAAGAGCTTAAAAGCAACAGATAAAGTGGACAGAAAATCCCGAGCCATGTCAGTACCATCCATGACCGATGTTCTTAAAGACATGGGCAAGGTTAAACTGAAGAAAGTGGACAG GTCGACGAATGCAACCCCTGTCAGAAGAAGGCCAGATAAAGACGACATTGACCCTTCAACCATGATTGCTCTTGCTTTGCGAAAACGGTTTGCCCAGATGAATCAAATCAATGATTCTCCAGAGCGTGAAAGCCGCGAAGATCGTGAAGATTCTTTCTCCGAATCCAATGACTATCTGTTTAATTCACCCGTTGCCCCTAAGCCAACGGCTTCTAAACCTAAAGCTCCAGCCAGTCCGAGAAAGCTCTTTGTCTATACACGTCCAGAAGCCGTTCAATCTgacaaagaaaatggaactATTCAGCAGCcc tttgGCCAACATATGTTAAGAAAAACTGGTCAAAGGAGTTGA
- the LOC130693466 gene encoding integrator complex subunit 9-like — MKIYSLGANPNKPCNILNFKGVSLMLDCGLDINSALHFLPLPLVASKRLSSLPNWIPKDAQDAALLDGELKECENRVLVDGPIEILPPQSDIFDISNVDTILLSNHACMLALPFITEETGFKGRVYATEPTLQIGRLYMEELVHYLERTPKTQRSSRWKQVLQSLPPPLNAALRPNDWRKVYSMKAINAALAKVRMVGFNEKIDICGALTVMAVSSGYSLGSCNWIIHSGYEKIAYVSASSTLTTHPRPMDQVALRNADLLILTALTQTPVANPDSMLGEFCMAVAATLRSGGSCLVPCHPSGLLYDLFECLSVHLDNIGLSQIPLFFFSPVAETSLAYSNIFAEWLSSGKQSKVYLPEEPFPHAHLIKNGRLKHFPSLHAEGFTNEYRQPCVVFCGHPSLRFGNVVHFIELWGNHSNHSIVFVEPDFPYLEALAPYQPLTMKIVHCPIDTSLSFTQANKLIRDLKPGNLLVPDIYLHPPVSAPLRSDLVIQELEPPALGMKSYQVLQLPIKRKQEKVHLDPALASRLEPIQFKTGLSASTLTGKLDARDNKFTLKVLNEEEGGTLYSAAERMLPRHPWGSVDTTQLLHLLSQHGLLDARVEDTPRGVVIHLPREDTVIQLEGSNTHVYCHDEALRRTLRDILLQCLPCL, encoded by the exons ATGAAGATC TACAGTCTTGGCGCCAACCCAAATAAGCCTTGCAACATCTTGAATTTCAAAGGCGTTTCGCTGATGCTCGATTGTGGGCTCGATATCAATTCGGCCCTGCACTTTCTCCCTCTGCCTCTTGTAGCTAGCAAACGGCTTTCTAGCTTGCCAAATTGGATACCGAAAGATGCACAAGATGCTGCACTTCTGGATGGA GAACTTAAAGAGTGTGAAAATAGGGTGCTTGTTGATGGCCCAATTGAAATATTGCCTCCACAATCAGACATATTTGACATATCCAATGTCGACACCATTTTGCTGTCAAATCATGCCTGCATGTTGGCCCTTCCGTTCATCACAGAAGAAACAGGCTTTAAAGGAAGGGTCTATGCTACCGAACCAACCCTACAGATTGGAAG GCTGTACATGGAAGAATTGGTTCACTATTTGGAAAGAACTCCAAAAACCCAGCGATCAAGTAGATGGAAGCAAGTTCTTCAGTCCCTTCCACCTCCCCTGAATGCTGCATTGAGACCAAATGACTGGAGGAAAGTCTATTCCATGAAAGCCATAAATGCAGCTTTAGCTAAAGTTCGCATGGTCGGCTTCAACGAGAAAATA GATATTTGTGGTGCCCTTACTGTAATGGCGGTCAGCTCAGGGTATTCCCTCGGTAGTTGCAACTGGATTATTCATTCTGGCTATGAAAAAATTGCATATGTGAGCGCTTCATCAACCCTCACTACTCATCCCAG GCCAATGGATCAAGTAGCACTTAGGAACGCCGACCTCTTAATCCTGACAGCGTTGACCCAGACACCCGTTGCCAACCCTGATTCCATGTTGGGTGAATTTTGCATGGCAGTTG CTGCCACACTACGTTCGGGGGGTTCTTGTCTCGTCCCTTGTCACCCTTCCGGACTACTTTACGATTTGTTTGAATGTCTCTCTGTTCATTTGGACAACATTGGTCTAAGTCAAATTccactctttttcttctcacctGTTGCTGAAACGTCATTAGCTTATTCCAATATTTTCGCAGAATG gcTCTCTTCAGGCAAGCAGAGTAAAGTATATCTCCCAGAAGAACCTTTTCCACATGCCCATCTCATCAAAAATGGGCGACTAAAACATTTCCCAAGCCTCCATGCTGAAGGATTTACCAACGAGTATAGACAGCCTTGCGTGGTCTTCTGTGGCCATCCGTCTCTCCGCTTCGGCAATGTAGTACATTTCATAGAGTTGTGGGGTAATCACAGCAACCATAGCATCGTCTTCGTTGAACCCGACTTCCCGTATCTTGAAGCCCTGGCCCCGTATCAGCCTCTGACCATGAAAATCGTTCACTGTCCTATTGATACCAGTCTGAGCTTTACCCAGGCCAATAAATTGATCCGCGATCTTAAACCGGGCAACCTTCTCGTGCCGGACATCTATCTCCATCCACCGGTGTCTGCACCATTACGATCTGACTTGGTTATTCAGG AATTGGAGCCTCCAGCATTGGGTATGAAGTCATATCAGGTGTTGCAATTACCAATCAAGAGGAAACAGGAAAAAGTGCACCTCGATCCTGCCTTGGCGTCGCGGCTTGAACCCATCCAATTTAAGACTGGGTTGTCAGCCTCTACCTTAACTGGAAAATTGGACGCACGCGACAACAAATTTACTCTTAAA GTAttaaacgaagaagaaggaggCACTTTGTACAGTGCAGCGGAAAGAATGCTGCCTCGCCATCCATGGGGCTCGGTCGATACAACACAGTTGTTGCACTTGCTCAGTCAACATGGTTTACTAGATGCTCGCGTTGAAGACACTCCTCGAGGAGTCGTTATCCATTTG CCAAGAGAAGACACCGTTATTCAGCTAGAAGGCTCCAACACTCATGTTTACTGCCATGATGAAGCCCTTCGGAGGACTTTAAGGGATATTTTACTTCAGTGTTTACCATGTTTGTGA